AGTGCCCGCTCGTAGGTGTCTGCTGCGCTCCCTGGATCGGTGAGCACGTTCTGCTGCAGGCTACCCAAGGAAAGCAACAGGGCAGCCTTCGCTTGCTCGTCGGTCTCCTGTTCGACGAGCCTGACATAAAGCTCGGCCAAATCGCCAAAACGCCGAGCATTCCAGTGCAGTCGTTCCAGTGCCCGCAGCGATGCGACCTGCGTGGGCCTCAACGTCAGGGCGCGCTCGTGGCATTCGGCCGCCTTGTCCGGCTGTCCGAGGCGCGTTTCGTAGAGCTCTGCAACCTCCGTGAGGACCTGGGATCTGGCACTCGGGTCGGCGTGCGCCTCTGCCGCGGCCAATCGCATCGCCAGCAGTGCTTGCCAGTTGCCCCGCCGCTCATGCAGCCGCTCCAGTGCTTGTCGTGAAGGCAAGTAGCGGGGATCGATCTCGAGCGCGGCTTGGTAATACGAGGCTGCTCCTTCGGAATCGCCCAACTCCTCTTCGCTAATGCGACCGAGCCGGTCGAAGAGGCGCATGCGTTCTTGCGGGTCGCTGGTGGTGTTCGCCCAGCGTGCAAGCGCGTCGGTGAGGTTGGCGTGCGCGCCCTGCTTCTCGTACTGCTGTGCCAGCTCGCGCAAGATCAGCTGCTCATCCGGGGTGTCCGCCAGGGCTGCCTCGAGTGTGGATAGCGCTTCCACTCGGCGGCCCAAGCGATCGGCGTACATGCGAGCCAGGCGATAGCGATGCACCGTTCGCAGCACCGGATCCGTGCTGCGCGCGATCTCCTGTTCCAGCACGGGGATGAGCTCCCGCCAGTTGTCGTGCTCCTGGTGCAGCTGCTTGAGCGCGGTCAGCGCCGACGTCGAATCCTGTTCCAACTCGATAGACGTCTCCAACAGTTCGACGACCTGTTGGGTGTTGCTCTGGTGGTTTCCGATCAGATGCGCTCGTTCGATCGTCAAGGCGGACCGATACTGGGAGTCGGCACCAACGGCGCGAGCGAGGTGCTCGTAGGTGTTCGCTAGGCTGTCCCAGGCCTGTCCCTTGAGCTCGATTTGCTCGATGGCCTTGAGCAGCGTCGGGTTATCGCCGTCCAGCTGGCGCGCCGAACGATAGGCCTGCTCCGCCTCTTGCAAGCGACCCAGTTGATCTTCCAGCAGGCGGCCCTTCTGGTAGTAGAGCACCGCCTCTTGGCGCGGATCGGATACAGCGCGGATCTCTGTGTCGAACAGGGCCACGGCCGCTTCGAGGTTGCCGCTGCTCAGCAGCGCTCGACGCGCCCCGCGCAGCGACGGCAGATGACTGGGCATGGCCAGCAGGGCTTCCTGGTAGTGCTCGGCGGCGGCATTGAAATCCTGCAACGGGTGCTCGAGCAGTCGGCCCAGCTCGTAGTGCAGGCGCGCGGCCCGGCGCGAATCGGCCTCACCAGCGAGCTCGGTCTGCCACGAGGCGATGAGCCCGCTCGCTTCCTGTACGTACTCCGCTATGGCCGCCTCCGTGATGTTGCCCAGCACGTTTGGCCGCTGCGCGGCATCCGCATCAGGCGGCGAGGCCTCGAGCCTGCCTTCCGGCGCCTCCCCAGTGCTCGCCTCTTCAGTTCCATGGCCGGGTGAAGCCGAGCCCAGCGGGGCCGGCGGCCGAGCGGGATCGGCAGCGGCCAGGGACGGCTCGGTCTCGTCCGGCTGGCGAGCTGAAGCCGGCGCCGGGTCGCTCCGGCGCGTTCCACCCTCTGCAACCGTATTCCTGGACTGCTCGGCCGGCACAGGCGCCGGGGCGACCCGAGAGCTCGGCGCCGGACGCGGTGGCAGGGAGCTCGGTGGGGGCGGAGGGGGAAGCGAGCCCGGGGGAAGCGGCGGCGGCAGCGAGCCGGCGGGCGGCGGCGGGGGAAGCGAGCCAGCAGGCGGCGGCAGCGAGCCCGGGGGAAGCGGCGGCGGCAGCGAGCCTGGTGCGGGGGGAGCAGAGCCCACGGCCGCAGAGACCTCGTCTAGCGCACTGTCCACCTCCTCGACCAATTCGTCGGCCAGATCCTCTATCTCGAGCGCGGAGCCGCTCATGGTGTCGCCCGGCGCCCCGTCCTCCACCGGCGAGCTAGCCGTGCCCGGCGCTTCAGCCGCGCCCGGTCGCTCATCCGGGGTGTCGGTGGTGCGATCAGGTTGCTGGTTCGGCTTCCCTTCGGAATCGATCGCGTTGGTCATCTGCTGTCCTCTGGCCTGCCGCCCATGCTATCGGGGGGAACGCCTTCGTGAAACGAATCTGCTCCTCGTACGACTTGCAAGCTAGAGCTCGCACAACACCGGCCGCGGACACAGGCAAGGCGACCATTATCACCACGAAGTCCGGTTCGAGGCGGTGACAACCATACTGACGGACCGCAGAACCGCAACACCCAAGGGCCGCGTCTTGACTGCGCATTTTTCTGCACTGCGACACGCGGCATGTCCCGCAAATGCGCCGACAACCGAGCGATGAGCAGCTGATGGCCGCCTACGTGCGCGGCGACGACAGAGCTTTCCGCGCCCTGTTTGACCGCTACGCCCCCGCGCTTTATGCCCTGGTGCGCCGGCGCCTGCCGTCTGCCGTGGATGCCCAGGACGTCGTGCAGCACGCGCTGTTGCATCTGCACCGAGCCCGGCGGGATTTTCGCACCGACTCGCGAGTGAGGCCCTGGTTGTTCACCATCGCCATGAACCTGGTACGGGAACACTACCGTCGCCGAGGCCGCCGCGGCGAGATCGGCCTGGAGCCGAACCTTGCAGCCAGGACGCCGAGCGACCCCGGTGCCGCGCTGGAGCAACGGGAGCGGGCTGCGCGGCTACGCGCCGCCTTGGCGCAGCTGCCCGATCCGCAGCGCGAAGTGATCGAGCTACACTTTTTCGGCGAGCTTCGCTACGAAGAAATCGCAAGAATCGTGGGCGCCAAGACGGGAGCGGTACGCGTGCGCGCCCATCGCGGCTATCGCCGCCTGCGCCAGGCGCTCGAGGCGCAGCTGTAATCCCTCGACGCTTTACGCGTAGTAGTTGTAGGGCGCCATGCAGGCAAAACTCAACGAAAACGGAGGGCGCGACGACGACGACGAGGCGCTAGCCAGCGAGGTCGAGCCTGGGGAACAGCTCGACCTCGACGCGCTCTACCATAGCCTGCGTGGCCAAATCCAGCGCCGAGACGCTGGACGCCTCGAGTGGCTACGTACCCGTTCCACGCGCTTGCGGTCTTGCCTGGCGCTGTCGCTTGCCGGCGGGGTAGTGATCGGGACAAGCGCGCTGCTTGGCTCGCGCTGGCCGCCCGCCAACCCGGAAACCGCCTTGGTGCTGTTGCTTTGCTTTCTCGTATGGTCGGGCACCGTAGTCGCCGCGCTGCGCCCGATGCATCTGCCTCAGCTTTCGGGTCGCGTCACGCTCGGCGCAGGGCTTTGCGCGTTTTGCGCCGCCCTTGTGGCCTGCGTGGTTCCCGGGGCCCGTACCGTCTCAGGGCCGGCCGACCCGCTGCACTGTTTCGGCTTGGGCTTGAGCGTCGCTGCAGCGTGTTACCTGCTCACGCGCGCGCTCGATCGGGGCAGCGCGCGCACAGGCTGGTTCGCCGCGGTTGCAGCAGGGCTCGCGGGCGACCTGGTGCTGGAAGCCGGCTGCCCGTCCTCGCGGTTCAGCCACGGACTTGGCAGCCACCTGCCCGTTGTCGTACTCGCGTGCGCCGCGTATCAGCTATTCGCTCACTTTCGCAACCGCGCTACGCATGGGCCGGACTAAGGGCCCGCGGAAGAATAACTCGTGTGTTTCGGTGAGGACTGGGCGCCGCTGGCGAGGCGCGACGACGAGGAGTATTGGGGATACTTCGATGAGGAGCAACATCGCCAGTGGTGGTCAGAACCGGCGAAATGGATGAGTCATTCTTCCGCGGGCCCTAAGGGCCGAGGGCGGCGGAGAAATCGGCGACCAGGTCGTCCGGATCTTCGATGCCTATGGATACGCGAACCAGCCCGTCGCTCACACCCATGCGTCGCCGCACGTCGGCAGCAAGCGCCGCGTGCGACGTGTTGGCTGGTCTACAGACCAGGGTCTCGACCCCCCCCAAACTGGGCGCGACTCGGGCTAACTTGAGTCGCTTCAGGGCTGCTTCGGCCGCCTCCAGGCCTCCCCTTGGAACGAAGGAGACCACCGCCCCGAAACCGGCCTTGAACCAAGCTCGCGCACGATCGTGCGAGCCATGATCCGCCAGCCCGGGGTAGTGCACGGCTTCGACCTCGGGATGCTCGCCGAGGGTGCGCGCGAGGGCAAGGGCGCTGCTGTTTTGGACTGGGACCCGCAGAGGCAGGGTCATGAGGCCGCGCTGCAGCAAGAAACACGCATGCGGGTCGAGGCAGGCACCCACCAGATTCAACAGATGCCGAGCGCGCTGCACACGAGGGACAGCTCCAGCCACGACCCCGGCCACGACGTCGGTGTGGCCATTCAGGTACTTTGTCGCACTGTGGACCACAAGATCAAAACCGAAGGGGATCGGCTGGAAGTTGATGGGGGTCGCGAACGTATTGTCGATGATCGACACCAGCTCATGCTCGCGTGCGAAACGCACCACCTCATCCAAGGGCGCGACCTGAACCAACGGGTTGCTGATCGCTTCAACGTAGAAGACCTTTGTGCGCGCCCGCAGCGCTGCCCGCCACGCGCGCGGTTGCATGTCCGCGACAAACGAAGTTTCAATGCCATGACGGCTTGCAAGCTCGCCGAGCAACGCCCGTGTGCCGCCGTAGAGCTGCTCCTGAGCTATCAGGTGGTCGCCACTTCGTAGGTGGCTAAGGAGCGCTGTCGCCACCGCAGCCATTCCGGACGCGGTTGCCAATGCGGCTTCGGCTCGCTCGAGCGCCGCCAGCTTGCCCGCCAGCACCCGGTGGTTGGGTGTGTTGTTGAGCCGACCGTAGACGATATCGTCGTAGCCGGCAGCCCCACCGAGCTCGTAGGTCGAGCTCCGAAATATCGGCATCGCAATCGCGCCTGCCGGGTTGTGCTCGAGTCCCCCCGCGTGCACGGCCAGGGTCCTTGTGCCGTATTCGCTCCCACGGACGCGCATCGGCGAGGAGCCTGCTCCCGCCAATCGACGGCGTCAAGCCGCCGTTCCTGTCCAGAAGTGCGCCGGGCCGGCTTTCGTCCTCGACAGAGTACCTACGAACGAAGGGGCCTGCAGCTACGGTCGACAGCCTCTCGCAGCAGCTTGTTGCCCAACGCCGCGTAGGTTCGTGCGCCGGTCTTGCGCAGGAGCGTCCGTGTTTGCGCCTTCACCGTGTTCTCCGCCGTCCCGAGCTCCTGGGCGGCGGCGCCGCGGCTCAAGCCGCGCACGGACAACGACAAGAGCTGCGTTTCTCGGGGGCTCAAGTGCATGCGTTCCGCGTACTCATGCACGTAGGACGCCACCAGCGCCTCTGCGTCCTGGTTCTCGATCACAGCGCGCTTCACAAAAGGTATCAGATTGTCCCGCCCCGCGGGCTTGCAGACGTATTCGGCGCCAAGCGCCTGGGCCCGATTGAGGTAGTCGCGCTCGAGGTGTCCCGTCAGCATCATGACAGGCAGATTGGGCCAGAGACGGCGCAGCTCCTGCAGAAACTCCACCCCCGAACCGTCGGGAAGCGATATGTCCAAGACCGCACCGACCCAGTTACGACGCCGCCTCAAGGCGTCGCGCGCGTCTCGAATCGTGGCCGAGACATGAACAGGCCGGTATTGCTGCAGCGTTCGCCGCAACGCGCCTGCCAGCTGCACGTCGTCTTCGACAACCAGGAATGTTCCTGCCATCCACCACCCTCGCGGCGTCAACTACATCAGCGATTGCAGTCAACAAGCCAGGCATCGCAAGCTACCCCAACGCGCCACCTGCCAACTAACTAGAAGTCTAGCAGACACTCAGCCGTGTGTTAACTTCAATCTTTCAACTTTTTCCAGAAAATGGGGGGCGGTCAATTGACATCGGCTACGGACTTAATACATGCAGACTAACATTGAGCGTCCCTGCATGAGCGAGCACAACCAATCCAACATGAGCGAGCACCACGAATGTACCCTGGTCTACGACATGTGCGGGGATAGGCCAAGTGCCTCTCGCAACGGTTGACGTGCAGCGGGCGCCCGGTTGCATGCTATCGTGCCACATCGCCCTGGTGCGCCGGGGTCTGCAACACACGTATGGCGTGCGAGCGCAGTGGTCGTGAACGGATGCGATTGAAACCGATTGGCGTGCCGGTAGCAGCGATCCAGCTTGCGATCGGTTCCGGCGCGCTGGCACAGCAGCCGCCCGCCGGCGAAGCCCCCGAGCCTGCGAGCGAAGCGCGACGCCTTGCACCGCCAGGCGCGACTCAAGACGAGCCCCGGCAGCGCTCTCCATCTGTGGAAGATGCGCCGGAGCGCGGGTCAGCTACAGCCAAGCCGCGCCAAGGGCACGCGACCGGCCACGGCCATCCCCTGGGCTCGTGGGGTGCGGCGGCCGCAAGCAGGGCATCGCAGCTCGCGGC
This is a stretch of genomic DNA from Pseudomonadota bacterium. It encodes these proteins:
- a CDS encoding RNA polymerase sigma factor — its product is MRRQPSDEQLMAAYVRGDDRAFRALFDRYAPALYALVRRRLPSAVDAQDVVQHALLHLHRARRDFRTDSRVRPWLFTIAMNLVREHYRRRGRRGEIGLEPNLAARTPSDPGAALEQRERAARLRAALAQLPDPQREVIELHFFGELRYEEIARIVGAKTGAVRVRAHRGYRRLRQALEAQL
- a CDS encoding PLP-dependent aspartate aminotransferase family protein, whose protein sequence is MRVRGSEYGTRTLAVHAGGLEHNPAGAIAMPIFRSSTYELGGAAGYDDIVYGRLNNTPNHRVLAGKLAALERAEAALATASGMAAVATALLSHLRSGDHLIAQEQLYGGTRALLGELASRHGIETSFVADMQPRAWRAALRARTKVFYVEAISNPLVQVAPLDEVVRFAREHELVSIIDNTFATPINFQPIPFGFDLVVHSATKYLNGHTDVVAGVVAGAVPRVQRARHLLNLVGACLDPHACFLLQRGLMTLPLRVPVQNSSALALARTLGEHPEVEAVHYPGLADHGSHDRARAWFKAGFGAVVSFVPRGGLEAAEAALKRLKLARVAPSLGGVETLVCRPANTSHAALAADVRRRMGVSDGLVRVSIGIEDPDDLVADFSAALGP
- a CDS encoding response regulator transcription factor — protein: MAGTFLVVEDDVQLAGALRRTLQQYRPVHVSATIRDARDALRRRRNWVGAVLDISLPDGSGVEFLQELRRLWPNLPVMMLTGHLERDYLNRAQALGAEYVCKPAGRDNLIPFVKRAVIENQDAEALVASYVHEYAERMHLSPRETQLLSLSVRGLSRGAAAQELGTAENTVKAQTRTLLRKTGARTYAALGNKLLREAVDRSCRPLRS